A single Pan paniscus chromosome 21, NHGRI_mPanPan1-v2.0_pri, whole genome shotgun sequence DNA region contains:
- the LOC103782869 gene encoding cholinephosphotransferase 1-like has translation MAVPVNIRFARGEAREMQTYYLEDYTIPILEIKLKILPVLGFLGGVIFSCSNYFHVILHGGVGKNGSTIAGTSVLSPGLHIGLIIILAIMIYKKSATDVFEKHPCLYTLMFGCVFAKVSQKLVIAHMTKSELYLQDTVFLGPGLLFLDQYFNNFIDEYVVLWMAMVISSFDMVIYFSALCLQISRHLHLNIFKTACHQAPEQVQVLSSKSHQNNID, from the exons ATGGCAGTGCCTGTGAACATCAGGTTTGCCAGAGGAGAGGCAAGAGAGATGCAGACCTACTACCTGGAA GACTATACGATTCctattctagaaataaaattgaagatCCTTCCAGTTCTTGGATTTCTAGGTGGAGTAATATTTTCCTGttcaaattatttccatgttatccTCCATGGTGGTGTTGGCAAGAATGGATCCACTATAGCAGGCACCAGTGTCTTGTCACCTGGACTCCACATAGGACTAATTATTATACTGGCAATAATGATCTATAAAAAGTCAGCAACTGATGTGTTTGAAAAGCATCCTTGTCTTTATACCCTAATGTTTGGATGTGTCTTTGCTAAAGTCTCACAAAAATTAGTGATAGCTCACATGACCAAAAGTGAACTATATCTTCAAGACACTGTCTTTTTGGGGCCAGGTCTTTTGTTTTTAGACCAgtactttaataattttatagaCGAATATGTTGTTCTATGGATGGCAATGGTGATTTCTTCATTTGATATGGTGATATACTTTAGTGCTTTGTGCCTGCAAATTTCAAGACACCTTCATCTAAATATATTCAAGACTGCATGTCATCAAGCACCTGAACAGGTTCAAGTTCTTTCTTCAAAGAGTCATCAGAATAACATAGATTGA